The following proteins come from a genomic window of Asterias amurensis chromosome 15, ASM3211899v1:
- the LOC139947998 gene encoding ras-specific guanine nucleotide-releasing factor RalGPS1-like: MSMNHKILKQQLSASSVEDLTNGGESSSSRGSTLTGLSGRDTLESGRWTLPRLKTYDAVVFDMLRVMPDDLATQITFMDLPIFKAITPEELTSCAWSGKDKNNLCPNIVAFTRRFNHVSFWVVHEILTAQSLKIRAEIVGQFVKIAKKLYELNNYHSLMAVISALHSAPIFRLSKTWNLLHKKERSTCEKLADLMTEDDNRQRLREHMDIVRLPCIPYLGLYLQDLIFIDAAHPSTGGIDSERRSRKMNNVLRTIAEFQLSTYDIEHLPYVQSYLKSVRYIDELQKFVEEDNYKLSLQIEPINQQSSVSKSREELDTSVDRGSSPGKSTPATPQAAARFTPGHRKTKSLGTTFVSHTAIESLCLSNCHFGNGPRHLLDDSLLEETSSRGHPSITSSIEGSMNGMTIGSNDGSEHSDDQEPWIGDNLTESCEDLVQSIPEVPISAFKIHGYLKRKPDMKSGRKVSVSAWTRYWVGLWGTNIVHYAAKYFTGHDRSDFKIRPCKLFSIIDWVVLLPETRGHNIILLTDLAKGNSYKYKAPSYAMACQWVRYLDEATKKHKGPKTPANLMSFD; this comes from the exons ATG AGTATGAACCACAAAATCCTGAAGCAGCAGCTATCTGCTTCTTCAGTGGAGGACCTGACTAATGGCGGGGAGAGCTCCTCATCAAGGGGATCCACATTAACAGGG TTGAGTGGGCGAGATACATTAGAGAGTGGACGATGGACACTACCGAGGCTCAAGACATACGACGCTGTCGTCTTTGACATGCTGAGAGTGATGCCTGATGACCTGGCC acTCAAATTACGTTTATGGACCTTCCAATTTTCAAAGCCATTACACCAGAG GAGTTGACCAGTTGTGCGTGGTCGgggaaagacaaaaacaacctCTGTCCCAACATTGTAGCCTTCACCAGACGGTTTAATCAT GTAAGTTTCTGGGTTGTACATGAGATCCTGACAGCGCAGTCGTTAAAGATACGCGCCGAGATCGTCGGACAGTTTGTCAAGATTGCTAAG AAACTGTACGAGTTGAATAACTACCACTCGTTAATGGCAGTCATATCGGCCTTACACAGTGCACCCATCTTCAGATTGAGTAAAACATGGAAT CTTCTGCACAAGAAGGAGAGGTCAACTTGTGAGAAGCTAGCAGATCTCATGACGGAAGACGATAATCGGCAAAGGTTACGAGAGCACATGGACATCGTCAGACTACCCTGTATCCCTTACTTAG GTTTGTACCTCCAAGACCTTATTTTTATAGACGCAGCTCACCCTAGTACCGGCGGGATTGACAGTGAAAGAAGGTCCCGCAAG ATGAACAATGTGTTACGGACGATAGCGGAGTTCCAATTGTCGACCTACGACATCGAACACCTACCCTATGTACAGAGTTATCTCAAGTCAGTACGCTACATCGATGAGCTTCAGAAGTTTGTAGAAGAGGACAATTACAA ATTGTCGTTGCAAATTGAGCCAATCAACCAACAGTCCAGTGTGTCCAAATCAAGGGAAGAATTAGACACATCAG TAGATAGAGGGTCATCCCCAGGGAAGTCTACCCCGGCAACCCCTCAAGCCGCTGCCAGATTTACTCCTGGTCATCGGAAGACGAAAAGCTTAGGAACGAC GTTTGTATCTCACACAGCTATTGAGTCTTTATG TTTATCGAATTGTCACTTCGGCAACGGTCCCAGGCATCTTCTAGACGACAGCTTACTTGAAGAGACGAGCTCTCGTGGTCATCCTTCCATCACCAGCTCAATAGAGGGCTCAATGAACGGGATGACAATAG GTAGCAATGATGGTTCTGAACACAGCGATGACCAAGAGCCGTGGATCGGGGACAA TTTGACTGAGAGTTGCGAGGACCTAGTGCAGAGTATACCAGAAGTGCCAATCTCTGCTTTCAAAATACATG GTTACTTGAAAAGGAAGCCGGACATGAAATCAGGCAGAAAAGTATCT GTTTCGGCGTGGACGAGGTATTGGGTGGGTCTATGGGGCACCAACATTGTACACTATGCAGCTAAGTACTTCACTGGACACGACAGATCAGAT TTTAAGATAAGGCCTTGTAAGTTATTTTCCATCATTGACTGGGTGGTCTTGCTACCAGAGACGAGAGGACACAACATCATTCTACTAACGGACCTTGCCAAAG GGAACTCCTATAAATATAAAGCGCCCTCATACGCCATGGCTTGCCAGTGGGTCCGGTACCTGGATGAAGCGACTAAGAAACACAAAGGGCCAAAG ACGCCAGCCAACCTGATGTCCTTTGACTGA